The Sorangiineae bacterium MSr11367 genome window below encodes:
- a CDS encoding serine/threonine protein kinase — protein sequence MLSASQETGEPVRILPQRGDVLIGKYRIDRVIGDGGMCIVYAAEHLQLEDWVAIKVLRTEWVDRPEVVERFLREGKTATRIRSEHVVRTFDVGTLDDGTPCLVMEHLVGSDLDALLTANGPLPVPAAVDYLLQAGEAIGEAHQLGIVHRDLKPANLFLTHRADGSPWIKVLDFGISKLAPRAFALTGRELALTGTHSIMGSPRYMSPEQMRSSMEVDHRADIWALGVILHELIAGHPPFDGETMPEICANILQSPAPPLTTLCPDVLPDMEAVVLRCLEKDPAKRFQNLGELAAALREFGTPAGRASAHRIMGIFQSGATMYGRTSGQMPESGPAWGSTDPTWRPGPRKRRSFVRTLGIALGSTAIVACGAITAMFALRHATPTNSAEAPAPSAVLSWENQAAPAAPPPPSSAAPSASTEPPAVPAASETVSASASASASADSKKSKHGAAKARGSAAPTGPSSPSSDSLSTSPRGSATAAPTSSESLFEERK from the coding sequence ATGCTGAGCGCGTCCCAAGAGACGGGCGAGCCCGTGCGCATACTGCCGCAGAGAGGGGACGTTCTCATCGGCAAGTACCGAATTGATCGGGTCATCGGCGACGGTGGCATGTGCATCGTGTACGCGGCCGAGCATCTGCAGCTCGAGGATTGGGTCGCCATCAAGGTGCTGCGCACCGAGTGGGTCGACCGCCCCGAGGTGGTGGAGCGTTTTCTTCGTGAGGGCAAAACCGCCACGCGCATTCGAAGCGAGCACGTGGTGCGCACCTTCGACGTGGGAACCCTCGACGACGGCACGCCGTGCCTCGTGATGGAGCACCTCGTGGGGAGCGACCTGGATGCGCTGCTCACGGCCAATGGGCCGCTTCCGGTGCCTGCCGCCGTGGATTACCTGCTTCAGGCGGGGGAAGCCATCGGCGAGGCGCATCAGCTGGGCATCGTCCACCGCGACCTCAAGCCGGCGAACCTGTTTCTCACGCATCGCGCGGATGGGTCGCCGTGGATCAAGGTGCTCGACTTCGGCATCTCCAAGCTGGCACCTCGGGCGTTTGCGCTGACCGGACGCGAGCTGGCGCTTACGGGGACGCACTCCATCATGGGCTCGCCGCGGTACATGTCGCCCGAGCAGATGCGCTCCTCGATGGAGGTCGACCACCGCGCGGACATCTGGGCCCTCGGCGTGATCTTGCACGAGCTCATCGCGGGCCATCCGCCGTTCGACGGCGAGACCATGCCCGAGATCTGCGCGAATATCCTGCAGAGCCCCGCACCGCCGCTCACGACGCTCTGCCCGGACGTGCTACCCGACATGGAAGCCGTGGTGCTCCGCTGCCTCGAGAAGGACCCGGCGAAGCGCTTCCAAAACTTGGGCGAGCTCGCGGCCGCGCTGCGCGAATTTGGCACCCCCGCGGGACGGGCTTCGGCCCACCGGATCATGGGCATCTTCCAATCGGGCGCCACCATGTACGGGCGCACGTCGGGCCAAATGCCCGAGAGCGGGCCGGCGTGGGGCTCGACCGATCCGACGTGGAGGCCGGGACCGCGCAAACGCCGCAGCTTCGTGCGGACGTTGGGCATCGCCCTCGGCTCGACGGCGATCGTCGCGTGCGGAGCGATCACCGCGATGTTTGCCCTGCGGCATGCGACCCCGACGAACAGCGCGGAGGCGCCTGCGCCGTCGGCGGTGCTCTCGTGGGAAAATCAGGCCGCTCCGGCGGCGCCGCCTCCACCCAGCAGCGCGGCCCCTTCGGCTTCGACGGAACCGCCGGCTGTCCCTGCCGCGTCCGAGACCGTGAGCGCAAGCGCGAGTGCGAGCGCATCCGCCGACTCGAAAAAATCGAAACACGGAGCGGCGAAGGCGCGAGGGTCAGCTGCGCCGACGGGTCCGTCGTCGCCGTCATCGGACTCCTTGTCGACGTCGCCACGTGGAAGCGCGACGGCGGCACCCACGAGCTCCGAATCGCTGTTCGAAGAGCGCAAGTAA
- a CDS encoding oligosaccharide flippase family protein: protein MTTKAVRGASWTIATSVGSRAIGLVGTLAITYFLVPDIIGEVSDASVLILSAMQLSTIGVGQYVIAKPDSGRDVAWHATVFHMALGLLAIGLVTLFRDRFGGFLSAPTMARYVPGLALAAVFDRVAFMPERLLARDMQFRVIGLSRTVGEVTYSIASVALAFAGLGGMALVLANVARSILRCAMLCMAVDRREWLTPSPLSKKTTRAMLAFGLPFSVSASASFAARRWDNLLVSNFFGPTVLGEYNLAYNLADIPAVQVGEQIGDVLLPSFSHMGAAQRKRALVRSTALLALIVFPLAVGLGAVANTAVATLLRKEWHSVGPMLTLLAALSVARPVGWTIASYLVAREMTRPLMWLGLFQVGSLLACIAAIGRAGPLWTCVAVGVAFAAHALASMVVVARADNITVGSLVMSCVGPLLACIPLVLAVIGARHGLAWLGEMPRGVGLVVEIIAGALGYVAGALFLARKTAADFLGLVRSALGRRKAPPAPLA, encoded by the coding sequence TTGACCACGAAGGCGGTGCGGGGCGCGAGTTGGACCATCGCGACCAGCGTCGGATCACGCGCCATCGGCTTGGTGGGGACGCTGGCGATCACCTATTTTCTCGTCCCCGACATCATCGGCGAGGTGTCCGACGCCTCGGTGCTCATCCTGAGCGCAATGCAGCTCTCCACGATTGGCGTCGGGCAGTACGTCATCGCGAAGCCCGACTCCGGCCGCGACGTCGCCTGGCACGCGACGGTCTTCCACATGGCGCTGGGCCTCCTCGCCATTGGCCTCGTCACCTTGTTCCGCGATCGCTTCGGCGGCTTCCTCAGCGCGCCCACCATGGCGCGCTACGTTCCGGGCTTGGCCCTGGCCGCGGTCTTCGATCGCGTCGCCTTCATGCCGGAGCGGCTGCTCGCGCGCGACATGCAGTTTCGCGTGATCGGCCTCTCGCGCACCGTCGGTGAGGTGACCTACAGCATCGCGTCGGTGGCACTCGCCTTCGCGGGCCTCGGCGGCATGGCCTTGGTGCTTGCGAACGTGGCGCGCAGCATCCTCCGCTGCGCGATGCTCTGCATGGCCGTCGACCGGCGCGAGTGGCTCACGCCGTCGCCGCTGTCGAAGAAGACGACGCGCGCGATGCTCGCCTTCGGCCTCCCCTTCTCGGTCAGCGCATCGGCGAGCTTCGCGGCACGGCGTTGGGACAACCTGCTCGTGTCGAACTTCTTCGGCCCGACGGTGCTCGGCGAGTACAACCTCGCGTACAACCTGGCGGACATCCCCGCCGTGCAGGTGGGCGAGCAGATCGGCGACGTGCTCCTGCCCTCGTTTTCGCACATGGGGGCCGCACAGCGAAAACGCGCGCTGGTGCGCTCCACGGCCTTGCTCGCGCTCATCGTGTTTCCGCTCGCCGTCGGGCTCGGTGCGGTGGCCAACACCGCGGTCGCCACCTTACTGCGCAAGGAATGGCACAGCGTGGGGCCGATGTTGACATTGCTCGCTGCGCTGTCGGTGGCACGCCCTGTCGGTTGGACCATCGCCTCGTACTTGGTCGCGCGTGAGATGACCCGCCCACTGATGTGGCTCGGTCTCTTTCAAGTGGGCTCGCTGCTCGCGTGCATTGCCGCCATCGGGCGCGCCGGGCCGCTTTGGACCTGCGTCGCCGTCGGCGTGGCGTTCGCTGCACACGCGCTCGCCAGCATGGTGGTGGTCGCCCGAGCTGACAACATCACGGTCGGGTCACTTGTCATGTCGTGCGTGGGACCGCTGCTCGCGTGCATCCCATTGGTGCTCGCCGTCATCGGTGCGCGACATGGACTGGCATGGCTTGGAGAGATGCCCCGCGGGGTCGGCCTCGTGGTGGAGATCATCGCGGGTGCCCTCGGGTACGTCGCCGGCGCCTTGTTCTTGGCTCGAAAAACCGCGGCAGATTTCCTCGGCCTGGTGCGCTCGGCCCTGGGACGCAGGAAAGCCCCGCCCGCCCCGCTCGCGTGA
- a CDS encoding AgmX/PglI C-terminal domain-containing protein, with the protein MSGRLPSLFLIVAALSACGGSPPPPAPPPPEPAAAPPEPPAPAAAEAPKAEEPLTGKSAAASDGPPAPTEPSVAGTVTTGSDVPDECSKAALPYEEKVRPLLNKCYQEGKKKNPDLSGTVRVQVAINTAGKVTSVKPSGTSELGDSVVQCMVKAVRDTPFDGALCKSKTVIVSKTYGKK; encoded by the coding sequence ATGAGCGGCAGACTACCTTCTCTGTTCTTGATCGTTGCAGCTCTTTCGGCCTGCGGAGGCTCCCCGCCGCCGCCAGCTCCCCCGCCCCCCGAGCCGGCCGCCGCGCCGCCCGAGCCGCCGGCGCCGGCCGCCGCGGAAGCCCCCAAGGCGGAAGAGCCGCTGACGGGAAAGTCGGCCGCCGCAAGCGACGGACCTCCGGCTCCAACGGAACCCTCCGTGGCAGGAACCGTCACCACCGGTTCCGACGTGCCCGACGAGTGCAGCAAGGCAGCCCTTCCCTACGAGGAGAAAGTCCGGCCGCTGCTCAACAAGTGTTACCAGGAGGGCAAGAAGAAGAACCCCGACCTTTCCGGCACGGTGCGCGTGCAAGTGGCGATCAACACCGCCGGCAAGGTCACGTCGGTGAAGCCCTCTGGCACATCCGAATTGGGCGACAGCGTGGTGCAATGCATGGTGAAGGCGGTGCGTGACACGCCGTTCGACGGAGCCCTGTGCAAGTCCAAGACGGTCATCGTCAGCAAGACCTACGGGAAAAAGTAG
- a CDS encoding phospholipase, with amino-acid sequence MKESTVAGLKVRWTGGDDGHGGGEGPLVILLHGYGAPGDDLVPLSREIPAPPGTRFAFPEAPKSLGPQFDEGRAWWDIDIMAYQFAVLAGRTQELTESVPEGLTEVRARVTELLTEVSSTAKGGPVVFGGFSQGAMVSLDVTLHCDVPLSGLALLSGTIIARQDWIPRLGSRRGLRVLQSHGTQDPILPYEVAEELRGALQAAGLEVTWVPFRGGHGIPPGAFEGLGSLLGGHSAKGKA; translated from the coding sequence ATGAAAGAGAGCACTGTAGCAGGACTCAAGGTTCGGTGGACCGGCGGCGACGACGGTCACGGCGGCGGGGAGGGGCCGCTGGTGATCCTGCTGCACGGCTACGGTGCGCCCGGTGACGATCTGGTGCCGCTCTCGCGCGAGATCCCTGCGCCGCCGGGTACGCGTTTCGCGTTCCCCGAGGCTCCGAAGTCGCTCGGCCCGCAGTTCGACGAGGGGCGCGCATGGTGGGACATCGACATCATGGCCTACCAATTCGCCGTCCTCGCCGGACGCACCCAGGAGCTGACCGAGAGCGTTCCCGAGGGCCTCACCGAGGTGCGCGCCCGGGTGACCGAGTTGCTCACCGAGGTGTCCTCCACGGCGAAAGGCGGCCCCGTGGTGTTCGGAGGCTTTTCCCAAGGCGCGATGGTCTCGCTCGACGTGACGCTGCATTGCGACGTCCCGCTGTCGGGGCTCGCGCTTCTCTCGGGCACCATCATCGCGCGCCAGGATTGGATCCCTCGCCTGGGTTCACGCCGCGGCCTGCGCGTCCTTCAGAGCCACGGCACGCAAGATCCGATTTTGCCCTACGAGGTGGCCGAGGAGCTCCGTGGGGCCCTGCAGGCCGCGGGGCTCGAGGTCACATGGGTTCCCTTTCGCGGCGGCCATGGCATTCCGCCCGGCGCGTTCGAGGGTCTTGGCTCACTGCTCGGCGGTCATTCCGCCAAAGGGAAGGCATAG
- the aqpZ gene encoding aquaporin Z encodes MQKKYVAEAIGTFVLVFGGCGTAVLDAKNVGVLGVSIAFGLTLLTMAYTIGPISGCHINPAVTVGLIVAGRHDKKDLTGYVVAQVLGGIAAAGVLYAIANGHDLGYDLKDGLAANGYGDHSPGGYGLLAGLLAEIVLTALLLFVVLGTTDKRAAVGFAGLPIGLALTLIHLVGIPITNTSVNPARSIGPALFVRGWALEQLWLFIVAPILGAIFGALTYRAIEEAQPKSKVVAQDEKTPSPART; translated from the coding sequence ATGCAGAAAAAATATGTGGCTGAGGCCATAGGAACATTCGTCCTCGTTTTCGGAGGCTGCGGGACCGCTGTACTCGACGCGAAGAACGTCGGTGTTCTCGGGGTCTCGATCGCATTCGGTCTGACACTCCTGACGATGGCGTACACCATCGGACCGATCTCGGGTTGCCACATCAACCCCGCCGTCACGGTGGGGCTCATCGTGGCGGGCCGGCACGACAAGAAAGATCTCACGGGCTACGTGGTGGCGCAGGTTCTGGGCGGCATCGCGGCTGCCGGGGTGCTCTACGCCATCGCGAACGGCCACGATCTTGGCTACGACCTGAAAGACGGCCTCGCGGCCAATGGTTACGGCGATCACTCGCCGGGTGGCTATGGATTGCTGGCTGGCTTGCTCGCCGAGATCGTGCTCACGGCGCTCCTTCTCTTCGTCGTACTCGGCACGACGGACAAGCGCGCGGCCGTCGGCTTTGCCGGCCTTCCGATCGGACTTGCGCTAACGCTGATTCACCTGGTGGGCATTCCGATCACGAATACCTCCGTCAATCCGGCGCGATCCATCGGGCCGGCGCTGTTCGTGCGGGGCTGGGCGCTCGAACAACTCTGGCTTTTCATCGTCGCCCCCATCTTGGGGGCCATCTTTGGAGCACTGACCTATCGCGCAATCGAAGAAGCACAGCCGAAATCAAAAGTCGTAGCCCAGGACGAGAAAACACCTTCGCCGGCGCGCACCTAG